TGCAACTTCCATCACATCATAAAAGCCTATTTTCCCTATCGCATTGAATATTTCTTCCAAACTTTCTTTGTACTGACCCATAATCGAAGGTGCCACAATAGCAACAACCTTACTACCCGACCTTATCTGTGAAAGGACATCAAACACTTCTGAAATTTCGAAAATAGACCCGAAAGGACAAGCATTGATGCATTTACCACAATAAATGCATTTCGATTCATCGATGTGCTCAATACCATTTTCGTCTTTCGAGATTGCTTTTACCGGGCAAGCTTCCTCGCACGGAATAGGAATATATACAATTGCATGATAAGGACAAGCTTCTTTACAAATACCACAGCTGATACATTTATCATGGTCGATTCTGGCCTGCCCGTTACGATCGAATGAAATAGCGTGACGGCTACAATTCATATAACAGGCTCTTGCAACACAACCTTTACATAAATTCGTAACTTCGTAATTTACCTGAACGCAAGCCGAACAAGCCTCGTCGATTACACACAGAATATTATCTTTCTTATTTTTTCCACGCGTTAACGCTTCACGGGCATAATGAGATAAAGGAACCAGCTCATCGGTTTCATCCTGCATATCGAAACCCATTAGAGGAAACGATTTATACTTCCAAACAGCCCGTTCTTTATGTACACAGCACCGGCCTCTTACTTTTGCATTACGTGGGGTTAACTCGATGGGCAGTCTGTCGATTTGCTCCACCAATTGCCCGCGGTTCCATAAATCCACAAGTTTTGCCATCAGCACACGGCGAACAATCAAAACATTATTTGCAAATGCCATATTTAAAATTTAGGTATTTTGAGATGACCATTAAAGAATCGCACTTTCTATAACCGAAAAGCGGATGCAAAGATAAGAATAATTTATATTAATTCACAAATTTTTCACCTGATTAATTACTCCGATCGTATCAACGGGAAAAGGAACGCATCGAGCATTTTCCGTTTAACCGGGCATTAGGTTCGATAACTAAAGAAGAAACTTCTATATCGCCAGTCAGAAGCGAGGTAGCTTTAAGAACAAGAGTTTCTTCTGCCGTAATATTGCCAGTAACAGATCCCATAATTTCCGCATTCACTGCGGTTACATTTCCTGTAATTACACCTTTTTCTCCCAGGATAAGTTTCCCTCTACAATCGAGATCACCTTCCAGCGTTCCGTCGATACGAATATCCGAAGATGCTGAAATATTACCCTTTATAACAGTACCCGTGCTGATAGAATTAT
The Coprobacter tertius DNA segment above includes these coding regions:
- a CDS encoding monomeric [FeFe] hydrogenase; the protein is MAFANNVLIVRRVLMAKLVDLWNRGQLVEQIDRLPIELTPRNAKVRGRCCVHKERAVWKYKSFPLMGFDMQDETDELVPLSHYAREALTRGKNKKDNILCVIDEACSACVQVNYEVTNLCKGCVARACYMNCSRHAISFDRNGQARIDHDKCISCGICKEACPYHAIVYIPIPCEEACPVKAISKDENGIEHIDESKCIYCGKCINACPFGSIFEISEVFDVLSQIRSGSKVVAIVAPSIMGQYKESLEEIFNAIGKIGFYDVMEVADGAMVTTRNEAVELKEKLAEGQSFMTTSCCPSYIELVEKHVKDMKPYVSHTGSPMYYTARMAKEKYPDALVVFVGPCVAKRAEARRDEAVDYVMTFEEIDAVFHGLGIDVATVGNGAYFCNAEKDGKGFGRTGGVLGAVKAQNLIPDLKGAQIANLNKKNIALLRAYAKGKSPFQFIEVMACEGGCVTGPSSNVDSVTGDKLFKLAMEKYTAVDETTKIEK
- a CDS encoding bactofilin family protein, encoding MAKELSTSGLTHNSISTGTVIKGNISASSDIRIDGTLEGDLDCRGKLILGEKGVITGNVTAVNAEIMGSVTGNITAEETLVLKATSLLTGDIEVSSLVIEPNARLNGKCSMRSFSR